The Sorex araneus isolate mSorAra2 chromosome X, mSorAra2.pri, whole genome shotgun sequence DNA segment caacgggatgacagtgatatcattAGAATCTTAACACTTTCCTAATACAAATTTGGCACGTTTACCTTTATCAGGCTGCTCTGGGTGTCTGCTTTCAGAAGAGGAGGCCTTCACACCTTCAGATGTTTTATTATTTGAGTGAtcctgctccacttcacataaatAAACATCAATAGGTCCCTTGGTGCTCCTTATATGCACTGTAATAGAGTCCTAGCAGAAACACATGAAACATCAAGATGCAAGATTTCATTGACTATTGGCTTCTTTTCACTTACTAGCACTCTGCATGTTCCGGGGACATTTCTGAACATTCAAGCTCCGGGAGCTTTCTGTGTTTCACATATTTTCGAGATGCATGTTCTTAGCTTTAGTCACAGTGAACCACCAGACAGGGCAGAGTTCAAACAGCGAGTGGGTCAGCAAAGGCTCCAGAGCCATTGCAGGGACACCGTGCACTCACAAGCCCATCTCTGTCTACTCAAGGGGTGATCTCCTCAAGAAAACTGTACACAGGAGTCAGAAAAACAGTGTTCTGGTGACAGAGAAATCCAGAGGACTCAAGAGGTCCCAGGGATCAGGGGCCCGGCGCTAAATGAAGGGGCTACTCTTCAGAttgagaaagagataaagaggaTGAGAGcaagacaaaatatattttgtgattaaaaacagaaaaaagaattcagaatcGCATATAAGATAACTAACTACGAGAATTTACATTCTTTGGCTTTTACTTTGAATTAATCAAAACACTTTCCCCAAAGGTATCAGGGGAATTGGGTGCTTCTATTGAGAACTGTAACGCTATAGTAAAAAGAAATTCCTCTGCTGGGGCCAGACACAGTACATAGTGGGAACGGCATTTTGCCCTGCTCGAGGCTCTCCGGGGTTCAAGCCCAGggaccccacacagtccccaagcagagccgggagcaagccctgagcatccccagggtggctcaaaaaccaaagcaaaattcCAACATTATTTTCACTGAGAATGGGTTCATTATCTTTTTCTAATTGCCGTTAGAACAATTTTATGCCCCAGTTCCTAGATGCCAGGACAGGTACACTTTGAACAGTAACACTCCAACACCCACATATCCCAACACAAGACAACAAGCCATGTGCTGCTCAGAACTGGCAAAGTTGCCGGCTTCTTCAAAACCCACTAACCTTGGGGTTGGCAAACATCTcatggagagtgagagagggtaAATCCTTCTGGCCGTGCAGGCCATACCAGCTCTGTCCCTACACAACGCTACCACTGAAGAAAAGCAGCAGCCGTGGTGACACGGCTCCGAGCCACCAAGAACCAGTCGCAGGAACTCAGgaggccagatgtgacccccagaTCAGCCCTCCCGCCTCTGCATGAGCCCCGGGTCTCTGTGGAATCAGGACCCCCCAGGTGCAGCGAGCTCAGGTCTCCCTGCCACGGCTCTGCTCCTCCACTGCTGAGCAAAGGCCCTGTGGGCGCAACGCAGGTGGGCTTTTGAAGTGGGTCTCTGAGGGAAGTCTGGAGCCATGCGCAAAGGCCATCAGTCTGACAGCTGAACTCTCCAAACACAGATTAAGGGAAAAATCCCCAAGCCTATCAGTCATGATAGGACTGTCGGGTCCCAAAGTAAGGGTGAATCGAAAGATTAAGAGcgattaaaaaaaagacttaatcAAACTCCAATCTTGGAAATATCACTAGAAGTCACAATTTGAGTTTGACTGGAATATTTGAGTGCAAGTGAGAAGCCAAACAGGCTGTTCCTGGATCGATTCACAGTATCAGTCAATGAATTAATCAATTCATTCACAATACTAATGGCCAAGCAGACCGAGTCCTCACTGGGGTGACAGCAAGGCGGCGGCGAGAATGCTCACTCTTCGTCCTCAGCAGGCAAACCCGTCCCAGGAAGGCAAGCCCAAGGCACACTCCACTGTGCACAGGTGGGCCTGCCGGCCAGGGCGCCCCACTGGGGGGGTCCTGCGGCACCACCTCCCCGAGCACcataggcctgagcactgctggggagatggGCGGGGGGCTCTCCCACGCCCAAAGGATTCTTTTCCATTTCTAACACAGTTCTGCTTTCCATTTTAAAAGTAGAGCTCGGTGTTATAGCTGACTGACTCCTCAAGTGTAGTCATGAGTTAACTACTTAAAGAGTCGTAAATGAGCCCAGACCTTACTTTTCAGATTTTAAGACAGGCCAATTCTTGGTGACTCCATTAAGAAATACAATAGTACTacggttggggccggagcaatagcacggcgggtagggcgtctgccttgcacgcggccaacccgggttcaattcccggcatcccatatggtccctgagcaccgccaggagtaactcctgagtgcagagtcaggagtaacccctgtgcattgctggtatgacccaaaaagaaaaaaaaaaaaaagtactacaGTTAAGAAGATACTGATGTCAAACCATCTGAGTGTGAATTCTGGGGCTTTTACTgtgagaatcactgtatcactgtcatcccgttgttagtcgatttactcgagcgggcaccagtaatgtctctattacactcagccctgagtttttagcagcatctccttactcgtctttcccaacgactggaggttctttcagggtcagggaaatgagacctatcgttactgtgaGAATAAAAACGTTAATTCATCTTTCTGTGCTGCAGGTTCCTCAACTATAAAAGGGTGAAGGTGAGTTCTCCTGGGGAGttatgggagagaaactgggacattggtgctgggaaatgtacactgatagaggaatgggtgctgggaacattgtatgactgaaacccaatcatgaacagctctataagggactatctcatggtggttcaattaaaaaaaaaaaattcttcatttgCTGAGTCGAGAACAAGTTAAAATGTACAAAGTGCCCTGAGTAGTACAGGTGCCTAATGAGTTAAGTTACAGCTACTGAAATGAGGCAGCGTGTAAGTGTTGGCCCCCCGACCTCCCAACCTTAAAAATACAGGGGTACCTGCGACACCCACCTCTCTGGGCGCTGGAACATCCAATCTGGTTTCTGCTGGCGCTTTCACTGCAATAACAATCTGCTCATGAAAAGCCTGAATACTGTGGATATCTTGATATGTCACATATGCTAGTGTAAAACTCAGTCAAGGAATTCTGATCATTAGCGgagcagtatttttaaaaatggaagacaGCTGACAGACCAGCGTCAGTTTCCATGGGATATGAAATCACTAGAAGTTCTTCCAGTAAACAGTATTTCATATGACGGTCTAATTTCATTAACCTTAAGGTTGATAAAGAAGTTTGTACTTGTAACTCACATAaatgatcaaacccgggtcagtctcggGCAAGTCGAAGGcccttacccctgtactgtcgctccggccccattttatttcctttcaactGCCTGTGATTATGACAGTCCCTAGAGGAAGGCATCCACACAGTCAAACTCCTTCCTGTACCCCTCTTCTCTACCGATGCGCAGACCTGACTACAGGAAAAAAGCTGGTCGAGGTTTTGGTGAGAACATCCTACAACAAAAGACGGACACAATTCTGTAAACTAGAAGCaactgagaaaatacattttttcagcAGTTCCATTTCTGTCATATATCATGGAGTATTCCCTTATtcaaaattagtttttcatttcactacCTAAATATTTTACGTATTCCCTGGCATTGCACGAAATGTTATCAATTATACCACTTACTGAGTTTATCCAGAATTacggtgtgggggtggtggggttgtTGTGCTACATGGATGCTCCTGACAGAGGCCAGACAGCTTCTGACTGAGAAGCACTGCTTTAGAGACCCCGCTTTAGAGACCCCCTCTGGACAAACACCTGCAGAGTAAGCTGCAGCTCACTGAACTTCAGGTACGTGGGCGACATTAACACAGACTAGAAAGGCAGTTATCAGAACTTTAAATGTGAGTGTTAACTTTGGTATTGTACTGTTGTACTCAGGTGGCTGAATCCTAATAACCACCAAAGATAAAGGACGTATCAATTGTGTATGTTCatctttaacctttttttttttgctttttgggtcacacccagcgatgctcagggctgactcctggctctgcactcaggaatcactcctggcggtgctcaggggaccatatgggatgctgggaattgaacccgggtcggccacgtgcaaggcaaatgccctacccgccgtactatcactccagcccccagttgaaCTTCTAATAGGCCAAATTTTGTATCTTTAAGGGGGGGGTGGGTAGGGAATGATAGGACAACAGACAGGAAAACCaagagtttgggtcacacccaccagtgctcaggggctactcccacctctgtgctcagggaacaataggattctgggaatcaagcaGagctggctgcacacaaggcaagtatcttagccCTGTACTAATTCTCCAGCCCAAATTCTGGACCTTAAGTAAATAAATCCCCAGGCTGACTTTACTATTTAAAGTAACCTGTCAGGAAGAAGAAAACGTCTTTAAAGGGTAAAGgatatctttcattttctttgtcatCCGTTAGCTCAAACAACTGCTGAGCACAGTCTTTAATCAAGTCATCCAGAGCGTCCTCCATCGCCGACAAGTCAGAAAGCTCTTCCTGTAGCTTCTTTTGCTGGGGCACTGCTCCAAAACTGTTCAGGTCGGACCCTCTTCAGAAGAAAAGTATTCAAAGATCAGCATCAGTAGCAAGGAAATGACAGCATAGTACAAGTCAGGTTACAAGAAAGTTCTTTCTTGTAACTTcctctcatcatcatcattagcaccatcatcatcatcatcatccttccTGGACACAAAGTGCTTATGCCCCCATTCAGTTATAAAAGCACATTATCCTTCCAGGAAGGTAGAAGCAGAGAGACTTTTATGAAGTGTAACAACTGAGCAAGAGTCACTGCTTCATCTGAGTTCCAGCTGACTTACAAAGCTTTTGATCAAGAGTAATTTTTACCTATGAAAAACAAGGCATTACCTACATGATAGTTTCACTGCTAAAATTGAGCATTTCCCCTATTGTACACAATCTACCTGAATACATTACGTTTGTTATTCTTAAAAGATCAATTTGCTGTAATTATTCTTGTCCCCCCAATATAAAGACCCGAGCAAAAACTAATCTGAAAGCCATTATCTTCCATCTTTATGGAAGAGAAAAGGTTGTAACCCTTTAATGCGAATGATCTGAATGGAATTTAGTCTCTAACGTATTGTTTTAGCGTCATTTATTGAACACAGTAAATGTAATTTCCACCTATATTCCTGTGCTATTAAGCAGATGACCTCCTTGAAGAATGCCTCACCTAAACTGCTTAGACACTTTTATAATCTTCgggggtttttaaattttttttcctatttaggCCATGTATGgcaatacccaggggttactcctggctttccactcagaaattactcctgatggtgctggaagGACCAtttgggacactggggatcaaacccgggttggccacatgcaaggcagtatTGTGGCTTTGGCCTCATAATCTTTATTGGTAGTAGGCTTTTCGTTCTCCTAGAGCTGTTTCTCACTGACCCCACATGCTGGTTTATTTTAACACCCCTCTTATGCAGGCACCCCCTGCTCCCATGTGTCTGTAtcatatatacatctatacatctatatcatatatacatcTGTATCATGTATACATCTATATCATAAAGtcctccttcaaaaaaaaaaaaaatcctccttcATGGGACATTTCCCTCATGACATACTAAGTCTTCAGCAACTGCCTAGACGCTGCCCTCCCCTACATTCAGGGTTGTGAGGTGAGCAGGACCCTCTGCTGAACTGCACCGTAGTCAGCTGGGAACCTGATGAGGATGTACAGTCCGGTTTGCCCTCAGAATCGCTGACTGTACTTCCTGAGCTGGAAGGCCCCGGAGTGTGTATTATACTGTCATTCTCTGCAAGAACTACTGCCTTAACTTATCTGATTTCACCAAATAACAAGAATCAACTgggctgaaggaaagaaagacctTTATAAAAACGCCTATCGATCAGATAGTCTCTTCTTATGCGcctggaaagaaaaatttaaaatcctaACTCCAGGCCATAAAGATGATACGGAAGCTAAGGaacctgccttgcctgtggcccacCCGTTTGATCCCCCACGccctgtcaggggtcactcctgagtgcagaggccccGGGCACTATTGGCTgttgccccccccaaccccccccagtcACTACTGAATATAATATCCTACGCCTATGACTCTAATCTCATCCTAAGAGGAAGATCTGAGTACATGAATATTGATATAGTTTTGGATAATGCAAGAAAATCTTACAGGAATGCTAGTAAGATGCCACATTTTACCATGTTTTATAGTCAAAACATCAAGCTGAAGTATGGCTTTGTCACTTTGTTTAGGGAAAGAATAATGTCATGAAAACCTGAAACGACTCACATCCATCGGATATGATTCTTGGACTTCTTTTCGACCAGCTCTATGCCGTCCAAGACGTTGGTGATGTCATACACTCTTCGCTTTCGCACCCCCAGCTTGGTCGCCACCTTGTTTAGGTCGAGAATGCCCCCAGGGGCAGATCTGACGAGATCCATGAATTTCCGAGTTAAATAGACCAGCGACACATCAAAACGAGGTCTCTTCACTTTAAGAGcttctgagaaataaaaacatgcatttgtaaaattttaatacttcTTTCCTGAATCATGAGAAGATAACTTACTTCTTGACTAGGAAGCATAAATAGCAGAAAGAATTCTACAGTAATAAACTAGAGCTGAATGTTATGAActacatttttcaaaatgtataaaAAGACATTATCCTATCCCAGATTAACAGGGCTTTAGacttaaagaatgaaagaaaacttaaaatacatTTCCACCAAACAGGTGACACTTTGGAAGTCTACATCTCAGTAGGTGTCAAGGGATGAGTTTGCCTTGGTATCCACATCAAAGGACAGAATTAACAagtggtttaaaaaaattaattccttatTTGGCCTGaataaagaaattcagaaagCAACGACAGACACTTGGTCTTTTTTTCCTGCTTACGTCATACTTGGACATGGGTACATGGGCCACTCCtggagtgctctggggaccatatagtgctaggaattgaacctggggcttcacacatgcaaggcaagtgacacaTGCAAGATATGTGCGCTTATCACTAACCCACATCCTGGTCTGGACAAAGTAAACTTTTTCTAAAAGGTGGATAAGGTTTCCAGAGAGTAACTCTGGTGATGGAAGTTTTGCAAAGTGTTTCTGGGTTTGTCATACATTCTTTATCTGCAGCTACACACAAGATCAGTATGCataatcttgaaaaataaaaataagaatgtatCATTTTGTAACATGCTGTTTTTACTCAATATTGTAAACATCCTGATttgttaaaacaaaaaagcacttcaacatattttaaataactgcaGAGAACATTTAACGTGTCCCCATATTGCACAGAGAATCCCCAACTTTATTATTTTGCACATTTCAATTAATCTGCAAAATAATTGCAAttattttgcattctttttttttattatttgtttctatttttgtaccatacccagcggtgctcaggaatcactcctgacggtacaCGGGAGACCATCTAACACAGATGGAAGCCAgaccggccgtgtgcaaggcaagcatcctacctagtGTATGATGGCTCTGGTCCCTTCCTAAAGTTTTGGGTCcatctctatttcttttaaataaagtccAAAATGTAGAATTGCTGAGTaaacagctatttttttttttttttttttgctttttgggtcacacccagcgatgctcaggggttactcctggctttgcactcaggaattactcctggcggtgcttgggggaccatatgggatgccggggatcgaacccgggtcggccgcgtgcaaggcaaacgccctacccgctgtgctatcgctccggcccgtaAACAGCTATTTTTAAGGTCTACATATATGCACTGCTGAGTCTGTGTCCTAAGTTGTGAACCCTATCAATTATACAAATGTAGGAGGGACTCTTCTCATgcacatttgggggtggggtctcTCTAATGTGATCAATAAAATCATTCTATGGTTAGGTgtgtcaagaaaataattttcacaaataacATAGCTGTCCTTCTGGGAGATGTGTatcatttcttttactttctacTCCCACGGCACACTACCCTTCACAGGCTCCAGAACATTCCACCCCACCTCCATTCAGAAATGCCCTGATCAAGAGCCTCTATGATGCCACTCTCAGCACAAAGACGGTGGCGCCTCCAAGAACAGAAGTTTAGAATTCATGACTTAAATGTCCTCCCTGGTGAGACTATGCCTACGCCTATGATAATTGTCAATCGGGTTTGGTAGGAATTAACTTTTCTCTTCATTGGAAGCAGAGAAAAGTGGACTTGTAAGCCCATGGACAAATCCAGCCATGTCATATTATCCTTTTATGGAAACATGTACATCATGATGCTGTCGGGAGGGGTACAAGCAAGATTTAAAAAGCGATGCTCACAGTGCCCGGAGGCAGGTCCTCCAGGCTGCTGGAGAAGATGAAGGTTTGCCACCCCCCatggggcgggaggggctgggaTGGGAGCAGGCAGGGGACGCAGCCCAGAAGCAGGGACAGGAAGACGCTCTCTCCCTCCGACGGAGGGGAGGGCCCGAAACCAGCTCAAACACGGAACAGCagctgagagcctggcaaagcgTGCAGCTGGAACGCACAGCGACCACCATGTGGGAATgctccaggggtgggggtggtcgaGGGGCTGCAGAGTGCAACAAACACCCGCTCCCGGGCATCATCTTCCTACCGCCCCAGGGAGAGGCTTACAGATTTAATACAAATAAGCCAAAGAGATGAGAAGACAGTATTCTCTATTAGTACCAGAGCACTTCCTTAAGAGTTTATGATGGAGTGATTTGTGTAATTCTTTTGGGAATTTCTGTTTGCTCCCCATCTTGAGGAGTGAAGGAGGAGGAAGCTGGTCTATATCCGGTGGAGCCCAGGGTTcatcagtcctggcaggactttggggaccataagcagtgctgggttcaaaccccggtaggctgtctgcaaggcaagtgccctccccgcggCACATTATCTCAGTCTCTATCATATTTCATGTCTACCTTCAAGGTTACGATCATCCACGCAACGAGCTTATCACAGAGCCAGGCATCACACGGGCCCCAGAAGTGGTGAGATATCATCATAAGTCACGGAAAAAGACTGCAGGGGTAGAACTGACTGCACTTGGTGACCAACTATGCAGAGGCAGAGGCAAAAACTAAGGAGCTGGTATCAgggatgagggctggagagacggctcCGCGGGGTGCAGCCCAGGCCCGCACTCCAGGGCGCCTGCTTCTGATTCCCGGCACTGcatggacctctgagcacagagccaggggcagccctggagcactgctgggtgtggcccgccaacaaaagacaaaaatgacaaCAACGAAAGAGTTGTGTGTGGAAATCTAGGCACTATCTATTCATTGAGATTCGGACGCAATTAAGGGGAAATTAGGGAGGATGCCATTTCTCAGAACCTCTGGGTGAATTAAGAAGCAGAgtaagggccagagcgatagtacagcgagaaGGGCGTTCGCCTCGCACGCTGCcggcctgagttcgatccctggcatcccatgtggtcccccaggcaatACCAGgattggttcctgagtgcagagccaggagtaacccctgagcatcgctgggtatggcccccaaagcttttacaaacagcaacaaaaagccGCCAGAGTAACTGGGAACCCATGTCGAGCCCCATGTCAGGGGTGGAAGGACAAGGGCTTCGAGGaagccagagggcagagggctgtCCTGCTATCTGCCGCCGTGTCTGCGATGCTGCTACAGCAGCACGGGCCGCTTCCACAGAACTCTGAGAAAACAGCCCTTCGCGCCGTCTCACTTTTCAAACATTTCCGAAGCAACTGAGAATAAAGTGGCATTTGTGCACACTCTGCGGCCCACCCCCTCGGGAGTCTCCGCTGTAATTCTGAAATACATTTCAATGTAACAACTAGTAGATTTTAAGTTTCTTGTCAGCTAATGTGCATTTCTGGCAAATTGTTTAAATCACAAAGCTCAAACTACAAAAATCTAAAGCCTACTCACAAATCAACTTACTTCTCATGGACACATATTGCACATTATCTTCtaaattaattcttatttttgatggctgaaaaaaaaagaagatatagaaattttagtaatttaaaatCAATAATGCAAAGGAACAGCACTTTACTGATAAGGTAGTGTCTCCCTTCTGTTTGGGTGATGATTTGGGTACAGGGAAAAACCGGCACACTTTGAAGATTTTTGCAGATTGGGTTCCAGACCATGGGAATGAAGTTAGCATTGTAAAACAAGTTTTGTGATTAAACTTGTTTTCAAACGCATATAAAATCTATGTTTCAACTACAATGTAGAGGGCTATGGACCTAGGTTAGTatatgcatgct contains these protein-coding regions:
- the E2F6 gene encoding transcription factor E2F6 isoform X1; this translates as MRTGRGALRMREHGGPGALTPRARPARPRAARVVGPGRVRRRPCPRPRPREAAARGPPCAAGCAPGGGGSGAVPEPGGREKAGEPAGCEGQRRRTRQHESAAAGAETAQPARGPGAGDGAPPLPRPHQRRGAAEALKVKRPRFDVSLVYLTRKFMDLVRSAPGGILDLNKVATKLGVRKRRVYDITNVLDGIELVEKKSKNHIRWIGSDLNSFGAVPQQKKLQEELSDLSAMEDALDDLIKDCAQQLFELTDDKENERLAYVTYQDIHSIQAFHEQIVIAVKAPAETRLDVPAPREDSITVHIRSTKGPIDVYLCEVEQDHSNNKTSEGVKASSSESRHPEQPDKEENPSQPGEELLEVST
- the E2F6 gene encoding transcription factor E2F6 isoform X4; this encodes MSQQRPARKLPSLLVDPAQETVRRRCRDPINVEGLLPSKIRINLEDNVQYVSMRTLKVKRPRFDVSLVYLTRKFMDLVRSAPGGILDLNKVATKLGVRKRRVYDITNVLDGIELVEKKSKNHIRWIGSDLNSFGAVPQQKKLQEELSDLSAMEDALDDLIKDCAQQLFELTDDKENERLAYVTYQDIHSIQAFHEQIVIAVKAPAETRLDVPAPREDSITVHIRSTKGPIDVYLCEVEQDHSNNKTSEGVKASSSESRHPEQPDKEENPSQPGEELLEVST
- the E2F6 gene encoding transcription factor E2F6 isoform X3, coding for MSQQRPARKLPSLLVDPAQETVRRRCRDPINVEGLLPSKIRINLEDNVQYVSMRKALKVKRPRFDVSLVYLTRKFMDLVRSAPGGILDLNKVATKLGVRKRRVYDITNVLDGIELVEKKSKNHIRWIGSDLNSFGAVPQQKKLQEELSDLSAMEDALDDLIKDCAQQLFELTDDKENERLAYVTYQDIHSIQAFHEQIVIAVKAPAETRLDVPAPREDSITVHIRSTKGPIDVYLCEVEQDHSNNKTSEGVKASSSESRHPEQPDKEENPSQPGEELLEVST